One stretch of Cololabis saira isolate AMF1-May2022 chromosome 15, fColSai1.1, whole genome shotgun sequence DNA includes these proteins:
- the LOC133461129 gene encoding LOW QUALITY PROTEIN: deleted in azoospermia-like (The sequence of the model RefSeq protein was modified relative to this genomic sequence to represent the inferred CDS: substituted 2 bases at 2 genomic stop codons), which produces MXLYILXDIIKPRHIHQTVPSMKLSNGYILPEGKLSPNAVFVGGIDKKADESVIRDIFARFGVVKEVKIITYRGGICKGYGFVYFNEDIDIQSIIEQRIIFKGQKLKLGPAIMKDRMSRSMPSRLVGGQAPWMSPTQYYYCTCCSPMGGGVMQSTPIYSGGSPYNQTYSYNNFGGAVFPQTPMSYPQNPYTYQYTTPPWTADQRTRPVSQNFVDCGVQTLLTVM; this is translated from the exons atgTAATTGTATATCTTATAGGATATCATCAAGCCCAGACACATCCACCAAACTGTTCCTTCCATGAAGTTATCAAACGGATACATTCTGCCTGAAGGAAAACTGAGTCCAAACGCAGTCTTTGTTGGTGGGATCGACAAGAAG GCAGATGAAAGTGTAATACGGGACATCTTTGCAAGATTTGGTGTAGTAAAAGAAGTAAAAATTATCACATACCGTGGAGGGATCTGCAAAGG TTATGGGTTTGTGTACTTCAATGAAGATATCGACATTCAGTCAATCATTGAG CAGCGGATCATTTTTAAGGGACAGAAACTCAAGTTGGGCCCTGCTATCATGAAAGACAGGATGTCTC GCTCCATGCCGTCGCGTCTGGTTGGAGGACAGGCTCCTTGGATGAGTCCCACCCAGTACTATTACTGTACTTGCTGTTCACCTATGGGAGGAGGAGTGATGCAGTCTACACCCATTTACAGTGGAGGCAGCCCCTATAATCAG ACGTATTCCTACAACAACTTTGGAGGAGCCGTGTTTCCACAGACCCCGATGAGCTACCCACAGAATCCCTACACCTACCag TACACCACACCTCCCTGGACCGCAGACCAGAGGACGCGACCTGTCAGTCAG AACTTCGTGGACTGTGGAGTTCAGACGTTGCTGACTGTCATGTAG